One genomic region from Siniperca chuatsi isolate FFG_IHB_CAS linkage group LG18, ASM2008510v1, whole genome shotgun sequence encodes:
- the LOC122865696 gene encoding beta-1,3-galactosyl-O-glycosyl-glycoprotein beta-1,6-N-acetylglucosaminyltransferase 4-like isoform X2 → MNMRCSLLRRRKKFIPLLSLCVLLLVSVEYSYIGESPPPAALDDIQTFHKYNINCLAIYDMEPVEVGKSLIIRRNQVVEDKDESLVNLTSNCPLFIKSRGYDDVKVSEEEKDFPLAYSLVVHKYAWMVERIIKVLYTPSNIYCIHYDQKSSAEFISAMEGLARCLPNVFIVSKRESVFYASISRLKADLNCLSELLRSEVKWKYVINLCGQDFPLRSNIELVSELKKLNGSNMLESSRPSEHKKQRFTFHHELKDANFEYQKLPVKTEQKKAPPPHGIEMFSGSAYFVLSRDFVEHMNSSAVVKDFLAWSEDTYSPDEHFWATLVRLPDVPGAVSRSQHDITDLMSKTRLVKWQYLEEKLYPPCTGEHVRSVCIFGAAEMHWLLNSSHWFANKFDPKVDPILIQCLEEKLEEKQKLFPSMVSHTQHKG, encoded by the coding sequence ATGAATATGAGATGTTCATTACTGAGACGAAGAAAGAAGTTCATTCCTCTGCTGAGTCTATGTGTCCTGCTATTGGTCAGTGTGGAATACAGCTACATCGGTGAATCACCTCCCCCAGCTGCTTTAGATGACATCCAGACATTTCACAAATACAATATTAACTGTTTGGCTATATATGACATGGAACCAGTGGAGGTGGGTAAATCTCTGATCATCAGAAGGAACCAAGTTGTGGAGGACAAGGATGAAAGTCTGGTTAACCTCACCTCAAACTGTCCATTATTCATCAAGTCCAGAGGTTATGATGACGTCAAAGtctcagaggaggagaaagacttTCCTCTTGCTTATTCACTGGTTGTGCATAAATATGCATGGATGGTAGAGAGAATCATCAAGGTGCTGTACACACCCAGTAATATCTACTGTATCCACTATGATCAAAAGTCTTCAGCTGAGTTCATCTCAGCCATGGAGGGTTTAGCCCGCTGTTTGCCCAACGTCTTCATCGTTTCCAAGCGAGAGTCTGTCTTCTATGCAAGCATCAGTCGACTGAAAGCTGATCTCAACTGTCTGTCCGAACTTTTGAGGTCAGAAGTCAAGTGGAAGTATGTCATCAACCTCTGTGGCCAAGATTTTCCCCTCAGGTCCAACATCGAGCTGGTGTCAGAACTGAAGAAGTTGAATGGAAGTAATATGCTGGAGTCAAGCCGGCCCTCTGAGCATAAAAAGCAGAGGTTCACCTTTCACCACGAGCTGAAAGATGCCAACTTTGAATATCAAAAACTGCCCGTGAAAACGGAGCAGAAAAAGGCCCCACCACCACATGGTATCGAGATGTTCTCTGGCAGTGCCTACTTTGTCTTGTCACGGGACTTTGTTGAGCACATGAACTCCTCAGCTGTGGTGAAAGATTTTCTGGCCTGGTCAGAGGACACCTACTCCCCAGATGAACACTTCTGGGCCACACTTGTGCGACTGCCAGATGTACCAGGGGCGGTGTCCAGATCCCAGCATGACATCACTGACCTGATGAGTAAGACTAGGCTGGTGAAGTGGCAATACCTGGAGGAGAAGCTCTACCCACCTTGCACAGGGGAACATGTTCGCAGCGTTTGTATTTTTGGTGCAGCGGAAATGCATTGGTTACTGAACTCTAGTCACTGGTTTGCCAATAAGTTTGACCCCAAAGTGGACCCCATTCTCATTCAGTGCCTTGAGGAGAAgctggaggaaaaacaaaagttattcCCATCAATGGTTTCTCATACTCAGCATAAGGGTTAA
- the LOC122865696 gene encoding beta-1,3-galactosyl-O-glycosyl-glycoprotein beta-1,6-N-acetylglucosaminyltransferase 4-like isoform X1: MSHQSCVKSGDTCPLFLFLLSRMNMRCSLLRRRKKFIPLLSLCVLLLVSVEYSYIGESPPPAALDDIQTFHKYNINCLAIYDMEPVEVGKSLIIRRNQVVEDKDESLVNLTSNCPLFIKSRGYDDVKVSEEEKDFPLAYSLVVHKYAWMVERIIKVLYTPSNIYCIHYDQKSSAEFISAMEGLARCLPNVFIVSKRESVFYASISRLKADLNCLSELLRSEVKWKYVINLCGQDFPLRSNIELVSELKKLNGSNMLESSRPSEHKKQRFTFHHELKDANFEYQKLPVKTEQKKAPPPHGIEMFSGSAYFVLSRDFVEHMNSSAVVKDFLAWSEDTYSPDEHFWATLVRLPDVPGAVSRSQHDITDLMSKTRLVKWQYLEEKLYPPCTGEHVRSVCIFGAAEMHWLLNSSHWFANKFDPKVDPILIQCLEEKLEEKQKLFPSMVSHTQHKG; the protein is encoded by the coding sequence AATGAATATGAGATGTTCATTACTGAGACGAAGAAAGAAGTTCATTCCTCTGCTGAGTCTATGTGTCCTGCTATTGGTCAGTGTGGAATACAGCTACATCGGTGAATCACCTCCCCCAGCTGCTTTAGATGACATCCAGACATTTCACAAATACAATATTAACTGTTTGGCTATATATGACATGGAACCAGTGGAGGTGGGTAAATCTCTGATCATCAGAAGGAACCAAGTTGTGGAGGACAAGGATGAAAGTCTGGTTAACCTCACCTCAAACTGTCCATTATTCATCAAGTCCAGAGGTTATGATGACGTCAAAGtctcagaggaggagaaagacttTCCTCTTGCTTATTCACTGGTTGTGCATAAATATGCATGGATGGTAGAGAGAATCATCAAGGTGCTGTACACACCCAGTAATATCTACTGTATCCACTATGATCAAAAGTCTTCAGCTGAGTTCATCTCAGCCATGGAGGGTTTAGCCCGCTGTTTGCCCAACGTCTTCATCGTTTCCAAGCGAGAGTCTGTCTTCTATGCAAGCATCAGTCGACTGAAAGCTGATCTCAACTGTCTGTCCGAACTTTTGAGGTCAGAAGTCAAGTGGAAGTATGTCATCAACCTCTGTGGCCAAGATTTTCCCCTCAGGTCCAACATCGAGCTGGTGTCAGAACTGAAGAAGTTGAATGGAAGTAATATGCTGGAGTCAAGCCGGCCCTCTGAGCATAAAAAGCAGAGGTTCACCTTTCACCACGAGCTGAAAGATGCCAACTTTGAATATCAAAAACTGCCCGTGAAAACGGAGCAGAAAAAGGCCCCACCACCACATGGTATCGAGATGTTCTCTGGCAGTGCCTACTTTGTCTTGTCACGGGACTTTGTTGAGCACATGAACTCCTCAGCTGTGGTGAAAGATTTTCTGGCCTGGTCAGAGGACACCTACTCCCCAGATGAACACTTCTGGGCCACACTTGTGCGACTGCCAGATGTACCAGGGGCGGTGTCCAGATCCCAGCATGACATCACTGACCTGATGAGTAAGACTAGGCTGGTGAAGTGGCAATACCTGGAGGAGAAGCTCTACCCACCTTGCACAGGGGAACATGTTCGCAGCGTTTGTATTTTTGGTGCAGCGGAAATGCATTGGTTACTGAACTCTAGTCACTGGTTTGCCAATAAGTTTGACCCCAAAGTGGACCCCATTCTCATTCAGTGCCTTGAGGAGAAgctggaggaaaaacaaaagttattcCCATCAATGGTTTCTCATACTCAGCATAAGGGTTAA